A stretch of the Sulfurimonas sp. HSL3-1 genome encodes the following:
- a CDS encoding ABC transporter ATP-binding protein — protein MSLVTVKNLWKEYGDNVVLENLNLNIEAGEFCTLVGPSGCGKTTFLKMLLGQENPTRGTFLLDGKPFPEEPGVDRGIVFQRYSVFSHLSVLKNVMLGIEFDQSPLMGRLFGQARKAAEAEAMAMLEAVGLGDAAHKYPSELSGGMQQRLSIAQSLVKKPKILLLDEPFGALDPGIRADMHALILDLWEKNNLTVVMVTHDLHEGFYLGTRLLVFDKVRHDPHAPNAYGARITYDIPVGDTRESVLEEIDKTIKV, from the coding sequence ATGAGCCTCGTCACCGTCAAAAACCTCTGGAAAGAGTACGGCGACAACGTCGTGCTGGAAAACCTGAACCTGAACATCGAAGCGGGGGAATTCTGTACGCTCGTCGGACCGTCGGGCTGCGGGAAAACGACCTTTCTGAAGATGCTGCTGGGGCAGGAGAACCCGACCCGCGGCACCTTTTTGCTTGATGGGAAGCCTTTCCCGGAAGAGCCGGGTGTCGACCGCGGGATCGTCTTCCAGCGTTACTCGGTCTTTTCGCACCTGAGCGTGCTGAAAAACGTCATGCTCGGGATCGAGTTTGACCAGTCGCCGCTGATGGGGCGCCTTTTCGGCCAGGCCCGCAAGGCGGCGGAAGCCGAAGCGATGGCTATGCTTGAAGCCGTCGGCCTGGGCGACGCGGCGCACAAGTACCCCAGCGAGCTCTCCGGGGGGATGCAGCAGCGTCTCTCCATCGCGCAGTCTCTGGTGAAAAAGCCGAAGATCCTGCTGCTGGACGAACCCTTCGGAGCCCTCGACCCGGGGATCCGCGCCGACATGCACGCGCTGATCCTCGACCTGTGGGAGAAGAACAACCTCACCGTCGTTATGGTGACCCATGACCTCCACGAGGGATTCTACCTGGGAACGCGGCTGCTGGTCTTCGACAAGGTTCGTCACGATCCGCATGCACCCAACGCCTACGGGGCGCGCATCACCTACGACATCCCCGTCGGGGATACGCGCGAATCCGTACTCGAAGAGATCGATAAAACCATCAAGGTTTGA
- a CDS encoding urea amidolyase associated protein UAAP1 — translation MITEHKNLKPESIILDEVLPGGARWSKIIKRGDKIRITTKDGLGTLSAMFYNADNTSERFNSADTVKLQHNAYFCKGRVFYSEQGRVLLSITEDTTEGLFDAIGGISNPRLVAKNFGEGDFEHIRNRYYKSDRENFLVELGKYGMGKRDMLQAVNFFRRVDVKEGNKLALSEKRPQPESYIELRAEMNVLLVLSNTPHVMETGTYNPSDVQLTLFKAAPVTEDDYCMNFSIQSQRAFKNNARYFA, via the coding sequence GTGATTACTGAACACAAAAACCTGAAACCAGAATCCATCATCCTCGACGAGGTGCTCCCGGGCGGTGCACGCTGGTCGAAGATCATCAAGCGCGGCGACAAGATCCGCATCACGACCAAGGACGGGCTGGGCACCCTCAGCGCGATGTTCTACAACGCCGACAACACCTCGGAGCGTTTCAACTCTGCCGACACGGTCAAACTTCAGCATAATGCCTACTTCTGCAAAGGGCGGGTTTTCTATTCCGAGCAGGGCCGCGTTCTGCTTTCCATTACGGAAGATACGACCGAGGGGCTTTTTGATGCCATCGGCGGGATCAGCAACCCGCGCCTTGTCGCGAAAAACTTCGGCGAAGGCGATTTCGAACATATCCGCAACCGCTACTACAAAAGCGACCGGGAGAACTTCCTCGTCGAACTCGGCAAATACGGCATGGGAAAACGCGACATGCTTCAGGCGGTCAACTTCTTCAGACGTGTCGACGTCAAAGAGGGCAACAAGCTGGCGCTTTCGGAAAAGCGGCCGCAGCCGGAGAGCTACATCGAACTGCGTGCGGAGATGAACGTCCTGCTGGTACTCTCCAACACGCCGCATGTCATGGAAACGGGAACGTACAACCCGAGCGACGTCCAGCTGACGCTGTTCAAAGCGGCCCCGGTCACCGAAGATGATTACTGCATGAACTTCAGTATCCAGTCCCAACGTGCGTTCAAGAACAACGCACGCTACTTTGCCTGA
- a CDS encoding urea amidolyase associated protein UAAP2, translated as MKRDIETAVYNHKLPAGVPWSYVVKKGQTLRIVDLEGCQAVDTLFYNANDHEERYSANDTIREQGSIFVTTGTQLISTDDNVMMTITDDTCGNHDTLGGHCSAESNTVRYGHDTKYMHSCRDNYLFEIGEREMDPRDLTNNINFFMNVPIEENGFLIIVDGISKPGDYVDMKAEMDTLVLISNCPQLNNPCNAFNPSPIQLVIWDD; from the coding sequence ATGAAAAGAGATATCGAAACAGCCGTATACAACCACAAACTGCCGGCCGGCGTGCCATGGAGCTACGTCGTGAAAAAAGGCCAGACGCTGCGTATCGTCGACCTTGAAGGGTGCCAGGCCGTCGACACGCTTTTTTACAATGCCAATGATCATGAAGAGCGCTACTCGGCCAACGATACGATCCGCGAGCAGGGAAGCATCTTCGTCACGACGGGCACCCAGCTGATCTCCACCGACGACAATGTCATGATGACGATCACCGACGATACCTGCGGCAATCACGATACCCTAGGTGGGCACTGCTCTGCGGAGAGCAACACCGTACGTTACGGCCACGATACGAAGTACATGCACAGCTGCCGTGACAACTACCTTTTCGAGATCGGTGAACGGGAAATGGATCCGCGGGACCTCACGAACAACATCAACTTCTTCATGAACGTGCCGATCGAGGAGAACGGTTTCCTGATCATCGTCGACGGTATCTCCAAGCCGGGCGACTATGTCGACATGAAAGCCGAGATGGACACACTGGTGCTGATCTCGAACTGTCCGCAGCTCAACAACCCGTGCAACGCGTTCAACCCGTCGCCGATTCAGCTGGTCATCTGGGACGACTGA
- a CDS encoding fatty acid desaturase — protein MKKATRLLRFEDAWLPNLAAWTYMLSAYVGGFAAILADSLWLNAAGVLLLAHGMVIAAYFIHECAHDSLFRLPINNHRFGEALLWICGASYSDYEAIRLKHVRHHLDRADVVSFDFRTRLLHYPKLLKTIQVLEWFYIPALEIMMHALVVVLPFVKESRRYLRRRVVTVLLLRIAFFGALASISLKVLLLYPLAYMIFLTVMRFMDVHQHTYDVHETLDFSREAQVKQYDRAFESRNTYSNLISEKYPWLNLLVLNFAYHNVHHDQQIQPWYRLPGLHAKLYGEDRTQVLMFSDLARSYHRYRVARVLNGDPADLDVKHDAGRTFIGVDGVSFLTAH, from the coding sequence ATGAAAAAGGCGACACGGCTTCTGCGCTTCGAAGATGCATGGCTGCCGAACCTGGCGGCATGGACCTATATGCTGAGTGCCTACGTGGGCGGATTTGCCGCCATCCTGGCCGATTCCTTGTGGCTGAACGCGGCAGGGGTACTCCTGCTGGCGCACGGTATGGTCATCGCCGCCTATTTCATTCACGAGTGTGCCCACGATTCGCTCTTCAGGCTGCCGATCAACAACCACCGCTTCGGAGAGGCACTGCTCTGGATCTGCGGCGCGTCGTACAGTGATTACGAGGCGATACGTCTGAAGCATGTCCGCCACCACTTGGATCGTGCCGACGTCGTTTCGTTCGATTTCCGTACCCGCCTGCTGCACTATCCGAAACTGCTCAAGACGATCCAGGTACTGGAGTGGTTCTACATCCCGGCCCTTGAGATCATGATGCACGCCCTGGTCGTGGTTCTGCCGTTTGTCAAAGAGAGCCGCCGCTATCTGCGCCGCCGCGTCGTTACGGTACTGCTGCTGCGTATCGCTTTCTTTGGCGCACTGGCCTCGATTTCGCTGAAGGTGCTGCTGCTTTACCCGCTGGCGTACATGATTTTCCTGACGGTCATGCGTTTCATGGACGTGCACCAGCACACCTATGATGTGCATGAAACATTGGACTTTTCGCGCGAAGCGCAAGTAAAACAGTATGACCGCGCCTTCGAATCGCGCAACACCTATTCGAACCTGATCTCAGAGAAATACCCGTGGCTGAACCTGCTGGTCCTCAATTTCGCGTACCACAACGTTCACCACGACCAGCAGATCCAGCCGTGGTACCGGCTGCCGGGGCTGCATGCCAAGCTCTACGGCGAGGACAGGACGCAGGTGCTGATGTTCTCTGACCTGGCGCGCAGCTACCACCGCTACCGTGTCGCGCGGGTCCTCAACGGGGACCCGGCCGACCTTGACGTCAAGCACGATGCAGGCCGCACCTTTATCGGGGTGGACGGCGTCTCGTTCCTGACGGCGCACTGA